The genome window GGTGCTTGGTCTGAGGATAGAATTTACTGTCCATATCCAACAACCGACGGTGAGAAGAACCCGAACTTGAAGAGGTAAACTTTTTAAGTAATCAATTCATAAGAAATCAACTATTCTATGTTATGTCAACACATCATGTACGAGAATAGACTAGGTTGTGTGCCCTTTCTGTCGGGAAACAGGAAGGGCACTGTTTCTTTATGAAGAATAAGAGAAATACTCTTAAGAAATATCCCGAAATTTTTGGTAATTACGAATATTCAGCGTACCTTTGCAAGATATAACTTAATACAAAACATTATGGCTAATAATTATCAACCTTTCAACCGATCTTTGCTGGCGATGGCTGCCCTGCAAGCCTTGCCGCTATCTCTCTTCGCCCAAAACACCCCACCCAACATTCTCTTCATACTGTGTGACGACATGGGATATGGCGATCTGGCTTGTTACGGCCAACCTTATATCCACACACCTAATATAGACCGAATGGCACAGGAGGGAATGAGATTCACCCAGGCTTATGCCGGTTCTCCCGTCTCGGCTCCGTCGAGAGCTACCCTCATGACTGGTCAGCATACGGGACATACACATGTGCGTGGAAACAAGGAATACTGGAGAGGTGTGCCAATGGTAAAATATGGCAACAACGAGGAGTATTCTGTCGTAGGACAGGAACCTTACGACCCGCAGCATAAGATTCTGCCCGAAATCATGAAGGACAAAGGATATAGAACCGGCGTATTCGGGAAATGGGCTGGCGGATATGAAGGTTCGGCTTCTACTCCCGACAAGCGTGGCGTGGACGAATTCTATGGCTATATCTGCCAGTTTCAGGCTCATCTCTATTATCCTAACTTCCTGAACCGCTACAGTCGTGCAATGGGAGATACAGCGGTGGTAAGAGAGGTAATGGAACAGAACATCCAGCATCCGATGTTCGGCAAAGATTATTTCAAGCGCAAGCAGTATTCGGCCCGCATCATCCACGACAAGGCACTGGAATGGATAGACAGACAGGATAAAGAACATCCCTTCGTAGGATTCCTTACCTATACCCTGCCGCATGCCGAACTAGCCCAGCCGGAAGACTCTATTCTAGAGAATTACCAGAAACAGTTCTTTACCGATAAAACCTGGGGCGGATGGGAAGATTCGAGATACAACGCTGCGGTTCATACCCACGCACAGTTTGCCGGAATGATTACCCGACTAGACCAGTATGTGGGCGAAATCTTCGCCAAGCTGAAGGAGAAGGGACTCGACAGGAACACCATTGTCATCTTTACTTCAGATAACGGACCACATGAAGAAGGTGGTGCCGACCCGGAGTTCTTCGGTCGTGACGGTAAGTTGAAAGGTCTGAAACGCCAGTGCTACGAAGGCGGCATCCGCATACCGTTTATCGCCTGGTGGCCTGAGCATATCAAGGCAGGAGCGGTGAACGATACCCAGTTTGCCTTTTACGACCTGCTGCCTACTTTCTGCGATTTGGCTGGCATCAGAAACTTTGCCAAGCGTTATACCAACAGAAAGTTGGCTGGTGATGGTTTCGACGGAATCTCTATCGCTCCTACCCTTCTGGGCAAGGATGCAGAGCAGAAACATCACGATTACCTGTACTGGGAATTTCACGAAACCGACCAGATTGGCGTGAGAAAGGGCGACTGGAAACTGGTGGTAGTAAAAGGCGAGCCGCGGCTCTATAATCTGGCTTCCGATATCCACGAAGACCATAATGTGGCGGCAGAACATCCTAAGATTCTTACCGAACTCCTGGCTGCCATCAGAAAGGAGCATCGAGACAGCAAGGATTTCGAAATTACGCTGCCAAAGTTCTGATTTTCTCTCCCGGTTACAGAGAGATAGAGATTACAACTAGATTCAAGAAAAAATGATGAACGACAACATAGCAAATCCCTTTGCCAAGCCACTGTATGTAATGCTGAAACCTGCGGGTGCCCATTGCAACCTGGCATGCAAATACTGTTATTATCTGGAGAAGACCAAGCTCTATCCCACTGCTCAGCGACATCTGATGAGCGATGAGATGCTGGAACAGTTTACCCGAGAATATATTGAGGCGCAAACCATGAACCAGGTGCTCTTCACCTGGCATGGTGGCGAGCCTCTGCTGCGCTCCATCGACTTCTACCGCAAGGCTTTATCCCTACAGCAAAAGTATGCTGGAGGCAGGCGCATCGACAACGTAATTCAGACCAACGGCACGTTGCTGACCGATGAATGGTGCGAGTTTTTCGCCCAGAACCATTGGCTGGTAGGCATCTCTATCGATGGTCCGCAGCCTGATCATGACCATTACCGGCTGACGGCTGCGGGAAAACCATCGTGGAAGAAGGTGATGCAAGGCATCAAACTGCTGAAGAAACACGGGGTAGAATGGAATGCGATGGCGGTGGTAAATGCCTATAATGTCAATCATCCGCTGGAGTTCTACCGCTTCTTCAAGGAAAACGGCTGTCAGTTTCTGCAGTTCACACCTATCGTTGAGCGACTGACCCGACATGAGGATGGCCGTACCCTGGCAAGTCTTGCCGACAAGGATGAGATTCCGCTGAGCGAGGCATCGGTTGCGCCGGAGCAGTGGGGCTACTTTCTCTGTGCAATTTTCGATGAATGGGTTCGGAAGGATGTGGGCAAAATCTTCGTTGAGATTTTCGACTGCACACTGGCAAACTGGATGGGTATTTCTCCCGGCATCTGTGCTTATTCCAAGGAATGCGGTCATGCGGGAGTGATGGAGCACAATGGCGATGTTTATTCCTGCGACCACTTTGTTTTTCCGGAGTATAAGTTGGGCAATATCCGTGACCATTCGCTCATCGATATGCTTTATGGTGAGCAGCAACAGGAGTTCAGCCGTCTGAAACACAGTTCTCTTCCCCGCCAGTGCAAGGAGTGTGACATGGAGTTTGCCTGTCATGGAGAATGCCCAAAGAACCGCTTCATGAAAGATAAGTATGGCGATTCCGGTCTCAACTATCTCTGTCCGGGTTATTACCATTATTATCAGCATGTAGCGCCCTACATGGATTACATGAAGCAGGAACTCATGTCGCAGCGCCCACCTTCGAATATCATGAAAGTTGTACACTAAGCATGACAGATTCTAAAAAAACAGCAAAATACTTGGAAAAAAGTCAGAAATATCGTACCTTTGCAGGCAAAAAGCAATTTTACGAATATGAAAAGAATCAAAATGCCACTTTTGGCAAGAATCATCATTGCCATCCTGTTGGGTGTAATCTTCGGCAATTTCTTCAATGAAGCGGCCGTCAGAGCGTTTCTCACCTTCAACGGCATCTTCAGCCAGTTTCTGGGCTTTATGATACCGCTCATCATCATCGGTCTCGTAACACCAGCCATTGCCGACATCGGTCATGGTGCCGGAAAGCTCCTCCTTGCCACCGTGGGCATCGCCTTTGCCGACACCATCCTGGCGGGTCTGCTTGCCTATGGTACAGGTTCGGCACTCTTTCCACACATGATAGCCAATTCTGCCCATGTGGCAGTAGATAAGGCAGAAGAACTCAAACCCTTCTTCGAAATCAAGATACCTGCCATGGTAGATGTGATGAGTGCACTTGTGTTCTCGTTCATTGCCGGACTGGGCATTGCCCACAAAGGCAGCCGCACCATGCAGAACGTTTTTCAGGAATTCAAGGAAATCGTATCAGGTGTCATCGCCAAAGTCATCATTCCCCTACTGCCCCTTTATATCTTCGGCATCTTCCTGGGCATGACTTTCTCGGGCGAAGCCTACCACATTCTGCTGGTCTTCGCACAGATTATCCTCGTGATTCTCGTACTTCATATCGTCATCTTACTTTACGAATATCTGTTGGCTGGCGGCTTGTCCCACAAGAATCCTTTTAAACTGTTGCTCAACATGTTGCCAGCCTACTTCACGGCACTTGGCACATCATCATCGGCAGCCACCATTCCGGTAACTCTGAAGCAGACCTTGAAAAACGGCGTCACCGATGGCATTGCCGGATTCACCATTCCGCTCTGTGCCACCATCCATCTCTCGGGATCAATGATGAAGATTACCTGTTGTGCGCTCACCATCTGTCTCATCAATGGTATGCCGTGCAATCTCCCCCTCTTTCTCAACTTCATCTTCGTGCTCGCCATCTGCATGGTAGCAGCTCCGGGAGTTCCGGGAGGAGCCGTCATGGCAGCGCTAGGTCCGCTAGCCTCAGTTTTAGGTTTCAATGCTGATATGCAAGCACTTATGATAGCCCTCTATATTGCGATGGACAGTTTCGGTACCGCCTGCAATGTAACCGGCGATGGCGCCATTGCTATAGTCGTGGATAAGATATTCAGAAAGGATAAATAAAAAATAAAAGAGGGTGCGTCACAGACTTATGACGCACCCTCATCTTTATATAAATCTCTCTATTTCTAAAGTGATTCACATATATATATTATGTATATCGTATGTTCTATTCTTACTTGCTCAAGCTAACAGAATGGCTCATGTTAGTCATTTCTGGAATTGAGTTTACTACGTGTTTCAAGAACATGCCCATGCAAAGAACCATACCTGAAAACATAACTGCGGCGAAAGCCATTGTAAAAATAGTCATCATAATTATTAACCTTTTTAAAATTTATTATTTGTTATTCCTTAAACACGAGTGCAAAGTTAACACTTTTTTATCGAATAACGGCATCTTTTGCCGAGAAATATCATTGCAATATGTTTTTCTTGATATGGGTCAACCACTTGTTTTTAGCCTTGAAAATGACATTTTGCTATCGGATATGTTGTTTTTGTGGCAATAATTTATATATATCATTTTTCTCGCTTTATTATGTGTGTAACAAGATAGGGATTCCTGTCAGATGATAAGAAGTCAGAATCGAAGTGAAAGCCAATCATCGAACTTCACGTTCTGAAAGGTATGGATGCCCAGTTTCTTGGCAGCCTCACAGTTTTCCTTCAGATCATCGATGAAGAGGGTTTCATCGGGATGGATGTTCGCCTGCCTGATTACCTCCTCATAGATGTGGGCATCAGGAACACAGTTCTCTTCCCCGCCAGTGCAAGGAGTGTGACATGGAACCGGCAATGGCGCCATCGCCATTGTCGTGGATAAAATATTCAGAAAGGATCAATAAGAGATAAAAAAAAGGTGTATCCTGGATTTATGACACACCTTTTTTTTATCTCAAAATCTTAAAGTTTTAGAATTTAATCCAGGTCAGCTTCTTCCAAATTCCCTCGAAAGGACCATGGGAGTGATACTTGAGCCAGAGGTTGGAGAAGAGACATTGCACCACTACCATTGCAATTCCTACCAGAAAGGCGTAGGTGATGCCAAGCTTTGTCTGGAGATTGAAGCCATAATAAGCAAACAGTCCGCAACCGATGATAGACTGGAGGAAATAGTTGGTCAGACTCATCTTACCAAACTGGCGCAGGAACGACAATCCCTTTCTGAACCATTCCTTTCCGTACCACAACAAAACGAATCCTGATACTACAAACGAGAGGATAAAGAAGTTGTAGATAGGATAAAGCCAA of Segatella copri contains these proteins:
- a CDS encoding dicarboxylate/amino acid:cation symporter, whose protein sequence is MKRIKMPLLARIIIAILLGVIFGNFFNEAAVRAFLTFNGIFSQFLGFMIPLIIIGLVTPAIADIGHGAGKLLLATVGIAFADTILAGLLAYGTGSALFPHMIANSAHVAVDKAEELKPFFEIKIPAMVDVMSALVFSFIAGLGIAHKGSRTMQNVFQEFKEIVSGVIAKVIIPLLPLYIFGIFLGMTFSGEAYHILLVFAQIILVILVLHIVILLYEYLLAGGLSHKNPFKLLLNMLPAYFTALGTSSSAATIPVTLKQTLKNGVTDGIAGFTIPLCATIHLSGSMMKITCCALTICLINGMPCNLPLFLNFIFVLAICMVAAPGVPGGAVMAALGPLASVLGFNADMQALMIALYIAMDSFGTACNVTGDGAIAIVVDKIFRKDK
- a CDS encoding arylsulfatase; amino-acid sequence: MANNYQPFNRSLLAMAALQALPLSLFAQNTPPNILFILCDDMGYGDLACYGQPYIHTPNIDRMAQEGMRFTQAYAGSPVSAPSRATLMTGQHTGHTHVRGNKEYWRGVPMVKYGNNEEYSVVGQEPYDPQHKILPEIMKDKGYRTGVFGKWAGGYEGSASTPDKRGVDEFYGYICQFQAHLYYPNFLNRYSRAMGDTAVVREVMEQNIQHPMFGKDYFKRKQYSARIIHDKALEWIDRQDKEHPFVGFLTYTLPHAELAQPEDSILENYQKQFFTDKTWGGWEDSRYNAAVHTHAQFAGMITRLDQYVGEIFAKLKEKGLDRNTIVIFTSDNGPHEEGGADPEFFGRDGKLKGLKRQCYEGGIRIPFIAWWPEHIKAGAVNDTQFAFYDLLPTFCDLAGIRNFAKRYTNRKLAGDGFDGISIAPTLLGKDAEQKHHDYLYWEFHETDQIGVRKGDWKLVVVKGEPRLYNLASDIHEDHNVAAEHPKILTELLAAIRKEHRDSKDFEITLPKF
- a CDS encoding HAD-IA family hydrolase encodes the protein MAMAPLPVPCHTPCTGGEENCVPDAHIYEEVIRQANIHPDETLFIDDLKENCEAAKKLGIHTFQNVKFDDWLSLRF
- a CDS encoding anaerobic sulfatase-maturation protein, translating into MNDNIANPFAKPLYVMLKPAGAHCNLACKYCYYLEKTKLYPTAQRHLMSDEMLEQFTREYIEAQTMNQVLFTWHGGEPLLRSIDFYRKALSLQQKYAGGRRIDNVIQTNGTLLTDEWCEFFAQNHWLVGISIDGPQPDHDHYRLTAAGKPSWKKVMQGIKLLKKHGVEWNAMAVVNAYNVNHPLEFYRFFKENGCQFLQFTPIVERLTRHEDGRTLASLADKDEIPLSEASVAPEQWGYFLCAIFDEWVRKDVGKIFVEIFDCTLANWMGISPGICAYSKECGHAGVMEHNGDVYSCDHFVFPEYKLGNIRDHSLIDMLYGEQQQEFSRLKHSSLPRQCKECDMEFACHGECPKNRFMKDKYGDSGLNYLCPGYYHYYQHVAPYMDYMKQELMSQRPPSNIMKVVH